GTAGATCTTCTACAGTTACTTTGTAACCTGCTGTGATGTCTTCATTTTGTACATAAGTTAACTCTGTTGTTAGCCCTAGTTTTTCTTTAAGATAACTTGTCATCTTAGTTTTAAACTCAGGAGATACATCAGATCCACTTCCTTCGATTGTCCCTCTTAAAAATCCTTTATTATGATCATCGATCACAATAACTTCTTTAAAAATTAAAGGGAAAATACTTATTCTTTTTTCGTTAATTAGAAAATTAACAAAGTTCTTAACTATTGGAGCAAGACCTAGCTTTGAAAGAACTTCTTTCATAACGCTTTCTTTTTCTTCAATAGTAAAAACATCTAAGAACAGTAGATTTTCTAGATTATTGTTCTCATTAATAAGAACACTTAAATCTGTAAGCTCTTTCGCAGCATCTACATTGGCCTCTTTGGCTAATTCGATAAGTGACTGAGCGTAAGCTTTTGCAACAATTTGTTCTTTCATTACTTAACCACCAAGAGTTAGATTTCAGCTATTAATTTATTCGTAGCTTTATCTTTATAATCTTTATTCTCATTTATTTTAGATTTTGCTTTTGCAATTACTTCATCAACTAGAGATGCATTAATTGAACGAACAGCTTGATCTTTTTCGTAAGCAACTTTTTGATCGGCATCAATATTTAGCTTTTCAATAAGCTCTACTGTTTCAGTAGCACTTGCTTTTTCGAATTCTTCGATCTGCCCTCTTGTTTCTTTCATAATCTTTTCAGACTCAGATTTAAGAGAGTTCATTTTCTTTTCATACATATCAAGTTTAATTTGAGCTTCTTTGTCTTTCTCTTCAGCTACATTATAAAGAGCTTCCACGTCTTCAGCATTTTTAGTAAAAGCCGCACTTATTGGCTTTCTAAGTAATACAACCATTACCAAAAACAATGGAATAAAGTTCCAAGCTGGTAATATAAGTTCAGAAATGTGACCTCCGTGGGCCCCACCACCAGCTGCTTGAACATTGGCAACTGTTAGAATTAAAGCAATTAACTTCAACATCTATATATCCTTATTAATTTGTTAGTTTATTAACGAGATCACTTGATAGAGAATCTGCCTCTTTTAACACATTTGCTTTATGTGTTTCTAATTCGGCCATAAATTCTTTTCTCTTAGTTTCAACTTGAATATTTAATTGGTTCTC
The sequence above is a segment of the Halobacteriovorax sp. JY17 genome. Coding sequences within it:
- a CDS encoding F0F1 ATP synthase subunit delta: MKEQIVAKAYAQSLIELAKEANVDAAKELTDLSVLINENNNLENLLFLDVFTIEEKESVMKEVLSKLGLAPIVKNFVNFLINEKRISIFPLIFKEVIVIDDHNKGFLRGTIEGSGSDVSPEFKTKMTSYLKEKLGLTTELTYVQNEDITAGYKVTVEDLQLDASLDNQLAKFKDSVLSE
- a CDS encoding ATP synthase F0 subunit B, with product MLKLIALILTVANVQAAGGGAHGGHISELILPAWNFIPLFLVMVVLLRKPISAAFTKNAEDVEALYNVAEEKDKEAQIKLDMYEKKMNSLKSESEKIMKETRGQIEEFEKASATETVELIEKLNIDADQKVAYEKDQAVRSINASLVDEVIAKAKSKINENKDYKDKATNKLIAEI